The genomic segment CTGCGGTGGCGGGCATGGCGACGCTGCGCAATTGCGTAGACCGCGGGATCGGGCAAACGCGCAGGCGTGCCCCGTAATTGCCCAGCACATTGACCAGCCGGTCCAACGTGACCACTGTCTCTCCCGACGCCGCCGATCAACCAGCCTAGCCAGCATGCCCCAGAAGTCACGATGACCCTGCGGACGAAGGTTGCCACATCGGGTCGCTGACCGCAGTAAAGTGCTGCTCGTGGTCAACGTGTTCGCCGGCGCCCGGGGTCGCTGGCTGGCGGTTGCCGCCTCGGTGACCGTCGCCGGGGGCATGTTCTATGCCCAGAGCACCGAAACCCCCAAGTGTTGTGTTGCGGCGCCGACGGTTTCGCCGGTCGCCCAGACCTCGATCGCGGCAGACATGCCACGCGTCGCGCAGCCCACCGAAGCGGAACTGTTGGCCGCCAGCGCACCCGTCGCCGGCGCCGACTTCCAGATGGCCCTACCGAAGGGTATTGCCCCCGAGGAAGGTTTGCAGATCCACACCATCTGGGTGGCCCGCGCCATCAGCGTGATGTTCCTGGAGATCAAGACCATTGGCGGCTACCGGCAGGATCCGCTGAAGTGGCATCCCAACGGTCTGGCCATCGACGTCATGATCCCGAACTACCACTCCCCAGA from the Mycolicibacterium crocinum genome contains:
- a CDS encoding glycoside hydrolase; protein product: MLVVNVFAGARGRWLAVAASVTVAGGMFYAQSTETPKCCVAAPTVSPVAQTSIAADMPRVAQPTEAELLAASAPVAGADFQMALPKGIAPEEGLQIHTIWVARAISVMFLEIKTIGGYRQDPLKWHPNGLAIDVMIPNYHSPEGIELGNQIAGFALANAKRWGVLHVIWRQGFYPGIGAPSWTADYGNETANHFDHVHIATDGGGYPTGHETYFLGSMRSGSA